The Desulfobotulus pelophilus sequence CTGACTCCTTCTCGCCATTCCACGGTCACGGTCACCACTCCTCCGCTAACCAGCACCGCACCTCTACCACCGGCCAGACTGCCCGTAAGGCCGTTTATCCATTCCCGCAGGTCCACCTGATGAATCAGGTCTCCTGCAGGAGCATCCTTTGTCAATCCCAGAGCATAGGAGGCCATATTGTCCCGGTTAGCCCGGATCCGGTCCAGGATGTCCTCGCTGTGCTGCACTGCCCTTGAACGCAGAAGGGCACTGTGATTATCCTTAAGGGTCCTGTTCTGCAAAGCGGCAAGGGCCAGCAACCCTATGGAAATGATCACCATCACAATCAGGACTTCAATAAGGGTAAAGCCGGATTCCTGCCTGCCATCTTGTTTCATTGTCAGATATTTCTGCACCGTGAACTTCCTTTATGGCAAAATGACCATGAAAAAATACCACCTGAAAGCGCCTGCATATTTCAGATCATACTATCAGAATAACAATGTTTACAACCGGAATCACCAGCCGGTGACTATCTCTCCCAGCGCCCTTGCCCTTAGGGTTTCAAGTATTTTCAAGATACATCCCTGCCGATTCCTGCTTTTCATCTTACCCATTGGGTGAGAAAGCAAATACCGCACCAGCACAAACAACCACCCATGCTGGCGCATAAAAAAAGACAGAAGATCCGGAATGTCAATATTTGTCAAAAAACGACCAAAATTGTCACCCCGCTCTTCTGCCCACGCCAGCTTCCTCCCGGCATTTCCCCGCCCTTCTCCATCCAGACCGAATCAACGCATACGCCAGTAGAATAGCCCCTCCCCTTCCCGGACAATCACCTTATGCACCATGGTATTGAACTGTGAGCCGGGTGCCAGAAGCACATCCGTATCTTTACCGTGGAGAATATTCGGTCTGTGCACCATGCCTTCCATCCGGCTACGGGATACGGACAGAGCCATGCCATTCACAATCAGGCTATCATTATATTCCCAGCTGCCATCTTCTTTCTCCTTCCCCCCCTCCAGCCTCCCATTGCCATCCACATCAAACACAGCCTGACCCGCCCGACCGCCCGTGCAGCTTTCCACGGCATTCAGCCAGGAATAACCTCCGGACATGCATGGAGAAAGGCTTCCTTCGGGGACAAAAGAAATACCCATGGCATAGGCTCCATGGATCAGGGTATCCTGCACCATACGTTCCCCCTTATCCGGCAAATCAAACAACCAGCCCACGGTGCTGCCCTCTTCCAGCTGCAGTGGCTGCTGCAGTCCATTGCCCGCCTTTTTCACAGCATACTCCTGCGGGTGGGCACTGTGGGAAGCTACCACAGAGGCCACATCCGAAGCTGCCTGCCCGGTTTTCCCTCCATCAGGAGGCCGCAGAGATGCTGCTTCAACCCGCTGTTCCACCAAACGATAGCGACTCCCGTTCAGCCCGTAATGCCTGGCACCTCCCGTTCCGGTTACCCACCGGGACCGATCCAGACTTCCCAGCCCCCTGCTCTGATCTCCCAGACCATGATCCCATAGGCCGTAGAAAGTCTGCTGATCAAAATTCTCCAGATCCCTGCCATGAAGATATTTACCCGTACCCCAGACAACCACATACCCCAAACCGGAACAATGCCTCCCTATACCCGGCTTGGCCGTAATGGACTGAGGATCCTCCCCTTCCCTCCCCACTCCTTTAAAAAGGGGGGCAGGCCTGCCACCATCCTGAAAGGCCACCTTCCAGTCCATGACACTGGAGGAGGAAATATCGAATTTCCACATGTTACCCTTCAGATCTCCGGCATACACCCAGTCTGCCCGGCCGTTTCTGGTTGCATCCACCACGGCCGGACTGGAAAGGCCGTTTCCAGACGCCTCCCCCGTCCTTAACCTTCTGATTTCCTGACCGGTCAGGGCATTCACAATCATCAGCACCGCCTCCCCGGAATCACTGCCATACCCGTTTCCAAAAACAGCCACCCATGGATTGTCCGGGACATTGGACCGCACCACGGCCACGGTACTGAAAGAATATCCCATATCCTTTTCATTGATACGGCTTTCCGTGGGAGGAAACTCCCATGGAGAAAGCCCCAGCACCAGTTCGTTTTCCCCCAGTCCT is a genomic window containing:
- the pilV gene encoding type IV pilus modification protein PilV, yielding MQKYLTMKQDGRQESGFTLIEVLIVMVIISIGLLALAALQNRTLKDNHSALLRSRAVQHSEDILDRIRANRDNMASYALGLTKDAPAGDLIHQVDLREWINGLTGSLAGGRGAVLVSGGVVTVTVEWREGVRGDGEAGEAAEGDGTVFRQISMATRP